In Etheostoma spectabile isolate EspeVRDwgs_2016 chromosome 20, UIUC_Espe_1.0, whole genome shotgun sequence, the following are encoded in one genomic region:
- the LOC116670496 gene encoding tumor necrosis factor ligand superfamily member 10, protein MAVSVSLQSLGLILLAAVLLQTTAVALSFLYFNKVLSTMQESFSRSSVSCLINANPHAVIEDAAQDKKSDPCWQVTQQLHFHIEKTMADRFQKEISTAMRNKLTGVLPLLSPGVRGVPLPKVAAHVTGVISSTEPPTADGPRSSRGYLGERIEAWEGHRGLSFLQNMELRGGELLVPRAGLYYIYGQTYFRLPSTGETDGETGEAKEEGAELVQYIYKKMSSYTVPILLMKSSRSACWPRGQEPGLFSLHQAGTAFLQPADRLFITVSNASAMEMDGRASYFGAFLVG, encoded by the exons ATGGccgtctctgtgtctctccagAGTCTGGGGCTCATCCTGCTCGCAGCAGTCCTCCTGCAGACCACCGCGGTTGCCCTCAGTTTCCTGTACTTCAACAAGGTCCTGAGCACG ATGCAGGAGAGTTTCTCCCGCAGTAGCGTGTCCTGTCTGATTAACGCAAATCCGCACGCCGTGATCGAAGACGCAGCGCAGGACAAGAAGAGCGACCCCTGTTGGCAAGTCACGCAACAGCTCCACTTCCACATAGAGAAG ACGATGGCTGACAGATTCCAGAAGGAGATATCCACTGCTATGAGAA ATAAGCTGACAGGAGTGCTGCCTCTCCTGAGCCCTGGGGTTCGAGGGGTCCCTCTTCCTAAAGTTGCTGCACATGTGACCGGTGTGATCTCGTCCACAGAGCCTCCAACCGCAGACG GCCCACGGAGCAGCAGGGGGTACCTTGGGGAGCGAATCGAAGCGTGGGAGGGCCACAGAGGTCTGTCCTTCCTGCAGAACATGGAGCTGAGGGGAGGAGAGCTGCTGGTGCCCAGAGCAGGCCTCTACTACATCTATGGTCAGACCTACTTCAGACTGCCCTCAACGGGGGAGACGGATGGGGAGACAGGGGAAGCAAAGGAGGAAGGAGCAGAGCTCGTCCAGTATATCTACAAGAAG ATGAGTTCCTACACGGTGCCCATCCTGCTGATGAAATCGTCCCGGAGCGCCTGCTGGCCTCGGGGTCAGGAGCCTGGTCTCTTCTCCCTGCATCAGGCCGGTACTGCCTTTCTACAGCCGGCTGACCGCCTCTTCATCACCGTGAGCAATGCCAGCGCCATGGAGATGGACGGGAGGGCAAGCTACTTTGGGGCCTTCCTTGTGGGCTAA
- the msl2a gene encoding E3 ubiquitin-protein ligase MSL2a gives MNPVNATALYVSASRAVLQCDPRQPHTFAEMYTLLPFFRQSLACLVCGKLLQNPISPAHAECQHYVCLACKGQKMQIRPSCSRCKDYSCFQENKQLSLLVQCYRKLCLYVTHSPLLQSISSHLGGSPEVLAMLEEVLMSHKEEIETDDPSLAQEDVNPSAPESLTPTEAPPLAPAELSAVPQSSSSDSPHYNGPQECNGEVLEDLDPSSPELEVCELVEEQPQTGLSVSNTGCGGLELSLTTGHLAPIPGTVCSLRDGESSSRELEEGEVLLLSVEEVLQTLDPLQPGRDSPHTQPDCMHTHTHITSDRAHAQMYIQLDAAHNYTQIQTDRTNTVASDGAHIHTSSFDAPPTSKPPPVRLKRKRSRSESDREKVKPLPIASILQGPSLLVPTPNPSQTLYMQPHTPSLTVPAHTYSSLPNGVPPKPSRPVPNHNKGARKHVDSGPKKPHAKARSGGGSKIKDGSKDQRLMSGCLVPPAPIRPPYKKPVEKKGCKCGRATQNPSVLTCRGQRCPCYSNRKACLDCICRGCQNSYMANGEKKLEAFAVPEKALEQTRLTLGINLTSITAAAALRNPATTSIRANTLLNVATATGTPVTTAFLSPSPLQEPNYEDSLELLIG, from the exons ATGAACCCCGTTAATGCAACCGCTCTGTACGTGTCCGCCAGCCGGGCCGTCCTGCAGTGTGACCCGCGGCAGCCTCACACTTTTGCAGAGATGTACACGCTACTGCCCTTCTTCCGCCAGTCCCTTGCATGCCTCGTCTGTG GTAAACTGCTCCAGAATCCCATTTCCCCAGCACATGCAGAGTGTCAGCATTATGTGTGCTTGGCCTGTAAAGGCCAGAAAATGCAGATAAGGCCATCATGCAGCCGCTGTAAAGACTATTCCTGCTTCCAGGAAAACAAACAGCTCTCTTTGCTGGTGCAGTGCTACAGGAAGCTCTGCCTCTATGTAACTCATTCGCCGTTGCTGCAGTCGATCAGCAGCCATTTGGGAGGGTCTCCAGAGGTTCTAGCCATGCTAGAGGAGGTGCTAATGTCACACAAAGAGGAGATAGAGACAGATGACCCAAGCCTAGCACAGGAAGATGTGAATCCATCTGCCCCTGAGTCCCTTACCCCCACGGAGGCACC ACCTCTTGCTCCTGCAGAGCTCTCAGCTGTACCCCAGAGCTCGTCCTCTGACTCTCCCCATTACAATGGACCACAGGAATGCAATGGAGAAGTGCTTGAGGACCTGGATCCCTCTTCTCCTGAGCTGGAAGTATGTGAGCTGGTAGAGGAGCAGCCCCAGACAGGCCTGTCTGTGTCCAATACTGGTTGTGGTGGTCTGGAACTGAGTCTGACCACTGGACATCTAGCCCCAATTCCAGGCACTGTGTGCTCACTCAGGGATGGGGAATCTAGCAGCAGGGAGCTGGAAGAAGGGGAAGTGTTGCTCCTCAGTGTGGAGGAGGTGTTACAGACTTTGGATCCCCTTCAGCCTGGTCGAGATTCTCCTCATACACAGCCAGAttgcatgcacactcacacacacataacatcgGACAGAGCACACGCTCAAATGTACATACAGCTGGACGCAGCTCACAACTACACACAGATTCAAACAGACAGGACTAACACAGTGGCAAGTGATGgtgctcacatacacacatcctcCTTCGATGCTCCTCCAACCTCCAAGCCCCCGCCAGTTCGCCTTAAACGTAAACGTTCTCGTTCAGAGAGTGACAGGGAAAAGGTGAAACCCCTCCCTATTGCCTCCATCCTACAGGGCCCCTCTTTACTTGTACCCACTCCAAACCCCTCTCAGACACTGTACATGCAACCACATACACCTTCCTTAACTGTACCAGCACACACATACTCGTCTCTTCCCAATGGAGTGCCCCCCAAGCCCAGTCGCCCTGTGCCAAACCACAATAAAGGTGCCAGGAAGCATGTTGATTCGGGCCCCAAGAAGCCCCATGCGAAGGCCCGCAGTGGTGGTGGCTCCAAGATCAAGGATGGAAGCAAAGACCAACGGTTGATGTCAGGCTGCCTTGTGCCCCCAGCGCCTATTAGGCCTCCATATAAGAAGCCAGTGGAGAAGAAGGGCTGTAAGTGTGGCAGGGCCACCCAGAATCCATCTGTGCTGACCTGCAGGGGGCAGCGCTGTCCCTGCTACTCAAACCGCAAG GCATGCTTGGATTGTATCTGTCGAGGTTGCCAGAACTCCTACATGGCCAACGGGGAGAAGAAGCTCGAGGCTTTCGCCGTGCCAGAGAAAGCCTTGGAGCAGACGCGGCTCACACTTGGCATCAACCTCACCAGCATCACTGCAGCCGCGGCCCTCCGCAACCCGGCAACCACCAGCATCCGCGCTAACACCCTCCTCAATGTCGCCACAGCAACGGGTACCCCTGTGACCACAGCCTTCCTGTCCCCCAGCCCCCTGCAAGAGCCCAATTATGAGGACAGCCTGGAGCTGCTGATTGGATGA
- the pccb gene encoding propionyl-CoA carboxylase beta chain, mitochondrial yields MMAALSVARSSFGLLNGFRTSFRSLGQVKHGAVAAAVLPTNLQRDCRWYSVSHLSVKERIDKKRTAALAGGGQQRIDAQHKKGKLTARERVELLLDPESFVESDMFVEHRCSDFGMEQDRNKFPGDSVVTGRGRINGRLVYVFSQDFTVFGGSLSGAHAQKICKIMDQAMTVGAPVIGLNDSGGARIQEGVESLAGYADIFLRNVMASGVVPQISLIMGPCAGGAVYSPALTDFTFMVKDTSYLFITGPDVVKSVTNEDVTQEELGGAKTHTTVSGVAHHAFENDVEALLNMREFFNFLPLSNQDPAPMRECHDSSERLVHSLDTIVPFETTKAYDMLDIIKTIVDESDFFEIMPNYAKNIVVGFARMNGRTVGIVGNQPKVASGCLDINSSVKGARFVRFCDAFNIPIITFVDVPGFLPGTAQEYGGIIRHGAKLLYAFAEATVPKITIITRKAYGGAYDVMSSKHLRGDVNYAWPTAEVAVMGAKGAVQIIFRGKENQAEAEAEYVEKFANPFPAAVRGFVDDIIEPSTTRKKICRDLEVLASKKQINPWKKHANIPL; encoded by the exons ATGATGGCGGCTCTCAGTGTGGCCCGAAGCAGCTTTGGACTGTTAAACGGGTTTAGGACGTCTTTCAGGAGTTTGGGGCAAGTAAAACATGGCGCAGTCGCTGCTGCAGTGCTACCGACGAACCTGCAACGGGACTGCCGCTGGTATTCTGTCAGCCACCTGTCCGTTAAGGAAAGGATTGACAAGAAACGGACGGCGGCGCTAGCCGGCGGAGGTCAGCAGAGAATAGATGCACAACACAAGAAG GGTAAGCTGACGGCCAGGGAGCGGGTGGAGCTTCTGCTGGACCCCGAGTCCTTTGTGGAGTCGGACATGTTTGTGGAACATCGCTGCTCCGACTTTGGCATGGAGCAGGATAGGAACAAG TTTCCAGGTGACAGCGTTGTGACAGGCAGAGGCAGGATCAATGGCAGGCTGGTTTATGTATTCAGTCAG GACTTCACAGTGTTTGGTGGCAGTCTGTCTGGAGCTCATGCACAGAAGATCTGTAAG ATTATGGACCAGGCCATGACAGTTGGAGCTCCGGTCATCGGTTTGAACGACTCTGGAGGAGCCCGGATCCAGGAAGGAGTGGAGTCTCTGGCTGGATATGCAGACATATTCCTG AGGAACGTAATGGCTTCAGGAGTCGTACCTCAGATCTCGCTGATCATGGGTCCCTGTGCAGGAGGAGCCGTCTACTCCCCCGCCCTGACAGATTTCACCTTCATGGTGAAG gaCACATCATACCTGTTCATCACAGGACCTGACGTTGTAAAGTCTGTCACCAACGAAGACGTGACTCAAGAGGAGCTCGGTGGAGCCAAAACGCACACCACCGTGTCTG GAGTGGCTCACCATGCCTTTGAGAATGACGTCGAAGCCTTGCTCAACATGCGAGAGTTCTTCAATTTCCTGCCGCTAAGCAATCAGGATCCCGCCCCCATGAGGGAGTGCCACGACAGCAG CGAACGTCTGGTACACTCATTGGACACCATCGTCCCGTTTGAGACAACTAAAGCCTATGACATGTTGGACATCATTAAAACA ATAGTGGATGAGAGCGACTTCTTTGAGATCATGCCCAACTACGCCAAAAACATCGTCGTGGGATTTGCACGCATGAATGGACGCACTGTAGGCATTGTGGGTAACCAGCCCAAAGTTGCTTCTG GTTGTTTGGACATCAACTCCTCAGTGAAAGGAGCCCGCTTTGTACGCTTCTGTGATGCCTTCAATATTCCCATTATCACCTTTGTGGATGTGCCGGGCTTCCTGCCAg GTACGGCTCAGGAGTATGGAGGCATCATCAGACACGGGGCCAAACTGCTGTATGCCTTTGCAGAGGCCACCGTCCCGAAAATAACCATCATCACCAGAAAG GCTTACGGAGGAGCCTATGACGTGATGAGCTCCAAACACTTGAGAGGAGATGTGAACTACGCCTGGCCCACAGCTGAGGTTGCTGTCATgggtgccaag GGTGCTGTTCAGAtcattttcagaggaaaggagaaCCAGGCGGAGGCAGAGGCCGAGTACGTGGAGAAGTTCGCCAACCCCTTCCCAGCTGCTGTCCGAG GTTTTGTGGATGACATAATCGAGCCGTCGACCACTCGCAAGAAAATCTGCAGAGATCTGGAGGTGCTGGCCAGCAAGAAGCAGATAAACCCCTGGAAGAAACACGCCAACATTCCTCTGTGA